The DNA window GCGTTCGTCGTCCTGCCGATGATCGTCTTCGTCTCGATGCTGACGGCGATCCTCTATCACGTCGGTGTGCTGGGTTGGATCGTGCACGGCTTGGCGTGGATCATGCGCAAAACCATGGGCACCAGCGGCGCTGAAACGCTCAGCACCGCCGCCAACATCTTCGTCGGCCAGACCGAAGCGCCTCTGTTCGTCCGCCCGTTCCTCGCGCTGGCGACCCGCAGCGAACTGATGGTCATCATGGTCGGCGGGTTCTCGAACATCGCCTCCGGGGTGCTGGTGGTGTACGTGCAGTTCCTGAAAAACCACGTACACAACGTGGGCGGGCACTTGGCGGCGGCGTGCCTGATATCCGCGCCGGCGACGCTGTTCGTCTCGAAGCTGCTCATGCCCGAAACCAGCGCGCCCGCAACCGCCTCCCCCAGCTTTCAGGTCGAGAAGCCCGACGCCAACCTGCTCGACGCCGCCACCCGCGGAACCAGCGAAGGCATGTATCTGGCGTTCAACGTGGGCGCGATGCTGATCGCATTCACGGCGCTGGTATCGCTTATCAACTGGATGTTCGCCGGCGTGACCGGCATGCTGCACCTGGGGCCGGCGACGGTCGTCGACGGACAGACCGTGTACGGCGGCATCACCCTTGAAGTGGTGTTCGGCATCGTCCTGGCGCCGGTCGCCTGGCTGTGCGGCGTCCCCTGGCACGACGCCGGCCACGTCGGCACGCTGCTGGGCATCAAGACTGTCCTGAACGAGTTCATTGCGTACATGCAGATGGGCCAGCGGATGGACGCCGACCCGACGTACCTGTCCCCTCGAAGTGCCCTTCTGGCAACCTACGTGCTGTGCGGGTTCGCCAACTTTGCGAGCGTAGGCATCCAGATCGGCGGAATCAGCGCCCTGGAGCCCAGCCGCCGCGCCGACCTGAGCCGCATCGGCCTGCTCGCAATGGTCGGCGGCGCGATCGCAACGATGATGGGCGCATGCGTGATTGGCGTGCTGGTGTAAACGGCAGGCGGGCTTCCGCGGGTTTGCGGTAGGGGTTGGTCTTCGGCAGAATCAACTGCATGCCTTCTATCAACCGCCGGGAGTTCATGGCCCTGGGCCTCGCCGCCGGGGTCGCCGTCGCCGCACAAGCGCAGCAGAAGGAGAATGAGAAATCGATTCGCGTCGGCCTGATCGGCCACACGGGACGCGGCAATTACGGGCACGGATTGGACGTGATGTGGCAGCAGGTGGCGGGCACACAGGTCGTCGCCGTCGCCGATGCCGATGCGGCCGGGCTGGAGGCGGCGCGGAAGAAGCTCGGCGGCGTTCCCGGTTACGCCGACTACCGCAAAATGCTCGCCGAAGTCAGGCCACAGGTCGTCGCCGTCGGCCCGCGTTATGTCGATGAGCACCTGGCGATGATACTGGCGGCGGTCGATGCCGGGGTACGCGGCATCTACATCGAAAAGCCCTTCTGCCGCACGCCGGCCGAAGCCGACGCCATCGTCGAAGCCTGTGAGAAGCAGAACGTCAAGCTGGCGATCGCACACCGTAACCGTTACCACCCGGCGCTCAACACCGTATCCACGCTGGTGAAGGACGGCGCGATCGGAAAGCTGCTCGAACTGCGCGGCCGCGGGAAGGAAGACGCCCGCGGCGGGTCTCTCGACCTGTGGGTTCTCGGCTCGCACGTGCTGAACCTGGTTCACTTCTTCGCCGGCGCCCCCCTCTCGTGCACGGCGACCGTGCTTCAGGACCGCAAACCGATCACGAAGGCCGATGTAAAGGATGGCGGCGAAGGCGTCGGCCCCCTGGCTGGCAACGAAGTGCACGCGCGGTTCGAGACCGAAAGCGGGATTCCTGCGTTCTTCGATTCGGTCGCCAACGCCGGTGCGAAGAATGCCGGCTTCGGCCTGCAACTGATCGGCACGGCCGGCGTGATTGATCTGCGAATGGACACCGAGCCATTCGCACACCTTCTACCCGGCAATCCGTTCCAACCGGTCCGAGAGCCCCGCACCTGGACGCCAATCTCGACGGCCGGCGTCGGCAAGCCCGAACCGATCGAGGCGCTGGCGAAGCAGGTGATGAGCCATGCCGTGGGCGGGCGTGACCTGCTCGCCGCGATTCGTGAAGACCGCTCCCCGCTGTGCGGGCCCCGCGACGGCCGGGTGATCGTCGAGATGATCAACGCCGTCTTCGAATCGCAGCGGCTGGGCAGCGCCCGCGTTCCATTCCCGCTCACCAAGCGGCAGGCCCCGCTGTCGGTCGGTGGTTAGACGGCAGACACGCGACGCCGACCCCGCTATCATCGGCTGCACATGGATTCGCTCCAGGGACAACTTCTGATCGCGGCTCCCCGGCTGTCGGACCCCAACTTCTTCCACACCGTCGTGTTTATGGTCCAGCACAGCGAGGAGGGGGCCTTGGGGCTGGTTCTTAACCGGCCGCTGGAAACCTCCGTCCGCGACGTATGGAAACAGGTCAGCGACGGGGACTGCCTGATCGAAGGGTCAATCCACCAGGGCGGACCCTGCGAGGGACCGCTGATGGTCCTGCATTCCGACGAAGCCGGTGGTGACATGGACGTGATGCCCGGCATCACCATGAGCACCAACCGCGAAGCGATCGAAAAGCTGGTGACGGCTGGCGCGTCGCCGACGCGCTTCTTTGTCGGCTATGCCGGCTGGACCGCGGGGCAGTTGGAGGCCGAACTGGAGTCGGCGTCATGGTTAACCTGCGACGCCGAGTTGGAGCACGTCTTCGAAGACCACGACGATTTGTGGCAGCAGTTGCACCGCGCGGTCACGCGGGCCGCGCAAACAAGCTGGATTCCGCCGGAAATCATGCCGGATGATCCTTCGCTCAACTGACGCACCGCCAGCGCGATCCTCCCGCGATCCACATTGCGCCATCCCGTTCTCTACTTGGACCCGTGGTCCAGCGACGTTCCATTGGCGGGGGTCTTGAGGCTGGCAAGCCACTCGACGAGGTTGCGAAGATCACGCTTTGACAGCGCCGCGTGCAGGCCTTCGGGCATTGCCGAGGGGCCACGTTCGCGCGACTTCACCTCACCCTTGGGAATGGTGATCAGGTTGTTCTCGGCGTCGAGCAGGACGAGTTCCTTGTCGTCGTCCTTCTTCACGATGCCGGTCTTGTACTTGTTGGCCGTCGTCTGAACGATCAGGCTTTCGAAGCCGGGGGCGACGGCGGCATTCGGCGTGACCACCGATGCCAGCAGGTATTCGCGAGGCTGCTTGAGGCCAATGCCGTCCAGCGCGGGCCCGACGATGCCGCCTTCGTTGTTCACCGCGTGACAACGGATGCAGGAGACGGCGGCGTTCTCGGCGAAGACCTTCTGCCCCGCCGCCGCGTCGCCGCCGGCGAGCGTCTGGCGGTACTGCGCGAGCGGGTCGTCCGTCTTGCGGCGGTCGTTGTACTGCTTGAGTGCGGCGGCAACCTTCGCGTCTTTCCGTTTGCCCGCGGCTTCGAGCAACTCCAACGCAACCTCGGGCTGCGCCTTGCCGTCGATCAGTCGGGCCATCCAGTCGGCCAGGGTCTGGTCGGCGGTGCCTTCCGGGGCATCGCCCAGGCCGTCGATCGCGGCTTTAATGTCGCCGATCGCCTTGCCCTGTGCCGCGATCGCGGTCAGCGTCTCTGCGCCTTTGGGCTGTGTCCCCAGTAACCGAATGGTGGACTGGCGAACCTGCGCATCGGCATCCTTCTGCAGCTTCTCGATCAGTTCGGCAACCTTGCCGTCCTTCTGTTCGATGAGCGTGCCCAGCGCCGCCAGCCGGACGTCGGCGGGCGACTTGCCGTCGAGCGAGATCTTCGCCAGAACGGCCGGATCGCCCAGGCCATACTTCTGCGCCAGCTTGGCCGCGGCGACCTTCACGGGGTTGGACTTGTCGTCGGCGAGCTTGTCCACGATCGCCTTGGCGGCTTCGCGGGCAGGGGCGGCGTCGCGCGGGCCGATGATGCGGAACAGGTTGGTGATCCGGTCGCGATTGCCGGGTTTGGCCCACTCGGTCAGCCCGTGCAGCGCCTCGACGCGGATGTCTGCGGCGACATCGGTACGCGACGCGATCGTGGCGAGCTGCTTGGCCGATGCCGGCGTGCCCAAGCGGAAGGCGGCGTTCGTCGCCCGCCAGAGGATCCAGTCGGCCACGTCACCCTGCGGACCGGGCCCGGTGCCCTTGGCCTTCTCGGCGAACCCCTTGGTCTTGTTGATCGGCTTGTCCGCCAACCCGGCCAGTGCGGGCAGCGCATCGACGATCGGCAGATCGTTGATCGCGCGGGCCGCTTCGAGGACGACAATGCGGTCGGCATCACCGA is part of the Humisphaera borealis genome and encodes:
- a CDS encoding NupC/NupG family nucleoside CNT transporter; amino-acid sequence: MILADAPIVAPGTLAERAQAALGLVVFVLIVWLIGWLRGARGFPWRVVGFGIVLQFVFAAIVLFLPGLLEKIQAAVQQLLSFTVEGSRMVFGNLAGSDAPVFSGENQSGGKLGFANVGSIFAFVVLPMIVFVSMLTAILYHVGVLGWIVHGLAWIMRKTMGTSGAETLSTAANIFVGQTEAPLFVRPFLALATRSELMVIMVGGFSNIASGVLVVYVQFLKNHVHNVGGHLAAACLISAPATLFVSKLLMPETSAPATASPSFQVEKPDANLLDAATRGTSEGMYLAFNVGAMLIAFTALVSLINWMFAGVTGMLHLGPATVVDGQTVYGGITLEVVFGIVLAPVAWLCGVPWHDAGHVGTLLGIKTVLNEFIAYMQMGQRMDADPTYLSPRSALLATYVLCGFANFASVGIQIGGISALEPSRRADLSRIGLLAMVGGAIATMMGACVIGVLV
- a CDS encoding Gfo/Idh/MocA family protein — encoded protein: MPSINRREFMALGLAAGVAVAAQAQQKENEKSIRVGLIGHTGRGNYGHGLDVMWQQVAGTQVVAVADADAAGLEAARKKLGGVPGYADYRKMLAEVRPQVVAVGPRYVDEHLAMILAAVDAGVRGIYIEKPFCRTPAEADAIVEACEKQNVKLAIAHRNRYHPALNTVSTLVKDGAIGKLLELRGRGKEDARGGSLDLWVLGSHVLNLVHFFAGAPLSCTATVLQDRKPITKADVKDGGEGVGPLAGNEVHARFETESGIPAFFDSVANAGAKNAGFGLQLIGTAGVIDLRMDTEPFAHLLPGNPFQPVREPRTWTPISTAGVGKPEPIEALAKQVMSHAVGGRDLLAAIREDRSPLCGPRDGRVIVEMINAVFESQRLGSARVPFPLTKRQAPLSVGG
- a CDS encoding YqgE/AlgH family protein — protein: MDSLQGQLLIAAPRLSDPNFFHTVVFMVQHSEEGALGLVLNRPLETSVRDVWKQVSDGDCLIEGSIHQGGPCEGPLMVLHSDEAGGDMDVMPGITMSTNREAIEKLVTAGASPTRFFVGYAGWTAGQLEAELESASWLTCDAELEHVFEDHDDLWQQLHRAVTRAAQTSWIPPEIMPDDPSLN